The Candidatus Micrarchaeia archaeon genome segment CCGCGCCCCGGATGATGGGGGCCAGGGTAGACTTGATGAAGCGGATACCGTTCATTTCGCCCAGCTCATTGGTAAACAGCTCTTTTACGGCTGCATACTTGTGCGCTTCCTGCCATTGCGGGTTCTTGGCAGGGTCCCGGATGTCCTTTGCGATATAGGGATGAATCACGCCAACGTAATTCATGCCATCGAAGGTAGGCGCGTCAGCTGCTTCAAACCTGGTCACAACCTGCGCCATCATGTCAGCCGTAATTCCAGACCAGGTAGTCGCTGCGTTGGACAGCAGGTGCCGGGCAGCAGGCGTAGACACATAGGCGTTGGAGCTGTTCAGGTTGATTGCGTCTGCATAAAGGGTATTGGTTCCTTCAAGCAGCGCAGTACGGATAAGCTTCTCATAGGACCTGGCCAGGGACGCGCCGATTTCCTGTGTAGCGCCCAGGATGACAGGCTTGTTGTGATGCTTTTCCAGCTTCTTCGTGGTCGCAACGTACAGGCCATGCTCGGTGAGCGTGGTGGTGACGTAGGATTCGCCGAATTTTTTTCCGGTCGGAATTACGCCCTCAACAAGCTGGTCAGCGTCGGGCAACGTGTTCCACTTGGACCACTCGATGATGATGCCCTGGTTGTCCGGGATGCTCTGCTTGTTGCCAAGCTGCGCGAAAATGAGGTTCTCACGCGCATTGACCAGCATGACAGTATCCCAGAAGGTTTTCATGCCGATGGAAAGGCTGTTGTCTGCGTCAAACGCAGTTGTAGCGCCCGTATAGGCGTTGATGTAGGTGCCGGTTGCGGATACGAGGGAGCCGGCGTCAGCAAAGAGCTGGAGGTTCAGCTTAATCTTCATGGTGGCAGTCCTTTCTCAATGAAGCGCTTTACGCTTCAAAAGGTGACCGCCCCCGCTTAACAAGGTCCATTGCTTTTCTCATTCGGTCGGGCGCCCAGTTATGCGGGTCATCGGTCAGGTTGGGAGCATTTGAGTTTTGAGAAAGGCCGTTTTCACTTGGACGGAAGGCCCCGGCAGACATAGCGTTTGACAGCTTCTCGGCGGTCTTTTGTGCGGTGAACTGCATCGCCCCGCCAATGATTTCGTCCTGATGGACGAGCTGGTACGCTTTCATCACAGGGATTCTCACTTCAGGCCGGGTAAGCTCAAAGAATTCAGGGTTCTTCAGCTCCGCTTGAAGGTCAAACCCTGGGTACATCTGCTTGACCTGTTCGCTCTGCTCTACAAGGGTCTGGAAGTGCTTCTGTATCTGGGCTTCCTGCATCCGTTCCGCTTGCATCTTGTCAAGGTTAGCTTTCTCGCCTTGCAGCTTCTTCATTTCCTTGAGCGTTTGGACCGGGATGCCCTTCTGCAGCGCTTCATCCTCGTAAAGTGAATCATCGTCCGTGATTTTGTTGACAAGACCCTCAATGTCGCCATCTTTCAGGCCATGCTTCTGGAACAGGGCTTCAAGCGCGGGGGTGAGCTTGTTCAGCTTTTCTTCCGCTTCCTTACTGTTCTTCAGCCGTTCCTTGACGATTGCGCTTGTCGCCTTGCCAAAGTCGTCCTTGTAATCGCCCTTAATCAATTCCTCAAATGTTGGCTTCGTGCTTGCGGCAGGAGAAGTCTGCCCTTCCGGTGGCTTCTGCCCTTGTGCGGGTTGTGCCGGCGCAGTTTTAGTCTGCTCGGCGCCCGGCGTTGGTACAGAATACTTCCGGCCCGTTCTCGATTTGAATTCCATCCCGGCGGCGGATGGACCCTTTACGCCCGCTGCAGCGTTCCCTGCGGCCCCGGCTCCGTCTGCGCCCGCTGGACCTGCGCCTGCGTTGCCTGCTGCCCCATCAGCGAATAGCTGCAATACCAGTTTCATCATGTAAAAACCCCCTCTGTCCGTTGTGGTGGACGATTCCACTAACAACATAGAGGGGGCAGCGTTAAAATATCAGTCCCGGTGTGAAAGTTAGTTTATAGCAGACGCTATATCACTTTATAGCAGACGCTATACCTAAGCCCATAAGTGCTTCAGCGCTTCTGTTTTGTTGGGGATATTGCCACACACGGCAGCGCCTTGCTTGTGGCACGCGGGGCATTCAATATCTTCATCCAGGCAATCAAGCGGCCTGACGCTCATGTAAACGCATCCGCAATGAACGCATTTGACATACGAAAACTTATAGCCCAGCTTCTTCATAATAGTTTCACCTGTGCACCTGCGCCGTTTATCCGGTCGGTTGCAATCTTGAAATATCCCTCGTCCAACTCTATCCCGATGAAGTTGCGCCCAGTATTCACACACGCCACGCCTGTACTGCCTGAACCCATGCAGTTGTCTAATACTGTTTCACCTTCGTTGGTGTAAGTTTTAATTAAATATTCAAGCAAGGCAACTGGCTTTTGTGTTGGGTGAACATATTTACCATCTACACCTTGCGTGATTATTGTTTTAGGATATTTGTGTGTTCTGATTATTGCTTCGCTCTTGCCTGTTGTTTTCCCACCCATAATAGATGTTCGGCTCGATTCCATTGATTTACCCCGTTGGGGTTTATCCATCAAAATCATTTGTGGGTTGTATTGAATCTTACCTTGCCCAAACACAATAATATTTTCATGCTGTGCCATTGGTCTGATTTTAGCGACTAAATGTCCTCTGCCTGTTATTTTGTCCCATACCCAATCATACTTATACTGTTTAATGTTGCTCATTCTCAATGCGCTTGAAAACGGCTCACTTCCAAACAGCACTATCGCCCCGTTGCCCTTTATCACCCGCTTGTACTGCGCCCACAAAGGCTCAAACGGTATCACGGTGTCCCACTTGCAAGCGGTTGTGCCATACGGCAAGTCGCATAGTATCAGGTCGATTGAACCGTCA includes the following:
- a CDS encoding site-specific DNA-methyltransferase; translated protein: MIKLMQGDCLEVMKGIPDGSIDLILCDLPYGTTACKWDTVIPFEPLWAQYKRVIKGNGAIVLFGSEPFSSALRMSNIKQYKYDWVWDKITGRGHLVAKIRPMAQHENIIVFGQGKIQYNPQMILMDKPQRGKSMESSRTSIMGGKTTGKSEAIIRTHKYPKTIITQGVDGKYVHPTQKPVALLEYLIKTYTNEGETVLDNCMGSGSTGVACVNTGRNFIGIELDEGYFKIATDRINGAGAQVKLL
- a CDS encoding N4-gp56 family major capsid protein — its product is MKIKLNLQLFADAGSLVSATGTYINAYTGATTAFDADNSLSIGMKTFWDTVMLVNARENLIFAQLGNKQSIPDNQGIIIEWSKWNTLPDADQLVEGVIPTGKKFGESYVTTTLTEHGLYVATTKKLEKHHNKPVILGATQEIGASLARSYEKLIRTALLEGTNTLYADAINLNSSNAYVSTPAARHLLSNAATTWSGITADMMAQVVTRFEAADAPTFDGMNYVGVIHPYIAKDIRDPAKNPQWQEAHKYAAVKELFTNELGEMNGIRFIKSTLAPIIRGADLSAAARTLTVTSYDAGTNTITLTETLTADDVTALSGRELIIGGLHFEVLSATTTTIVLDATSAAAAEAASNPPAGADVIYPGEGGAAGISIFPCLFFAKDAFNIVDPEGAGIETIIKTAEQVGGPLNQFSTIGGKFEAAAKIVYHDRLIRLECVSSYSATAAAN